The sequence below is a genomic window from Candidatus Neomarinimicrobiota bacterium.
TGTTCGGGAAGATACTGAGAACGTTCGAGCTTACCTGAAACTGGGAGACATTTTCCGGGAACGTTCCCAGACCGATCAGGCCATTAAGATACACCAAGCTCTCACTTTCCGGAGACGGCTCTCGGCGGCCATGAAGATGGAAATCTACACCAGTTTGGCAAGGGATTATTCCGCATCTGGGCGGTATGACCGGGCTGAGGAGCATGCCAACCGTGTCCTGAAACTGGACAGGAAAAACCGGTGGGCCCTCGAATATCTCATTGACATTTGTGAAAAGCAGAAGCAATGGGATAAGGCTTCGAAGTATCTGCGGCGTCTGGAAAAAGTGACCCGCGAAAAGATGCCCGGGAAACACGCCTATTACATCCTGATGCAGGGGCGAGACAGGGAAGAGGACGGCTTGCTCCAGGAAGCAAAAGGTCTTTATAAAAAGGCCACATCAGCGGACGAATCTTTTGCTGATGCATATCTCTACCTCGGGAATCTAGCCGAGAATGAGGGAAACCTTGATGAGGCGGTGGAACAGTGGAAAACATTTTCGGACAAGTCAGCTGGTGCCGGTAAACAAATTTACAGCAGACTTGAAAAGGCCCTCTTTGAACTGGGCAGGTTTGGCGAAATGGAGGAGTTCTACCGTGGACTAAGTGAAAAAGATTCCAGCAATATGGACGCATTTTCGGGGCTCATCAATGTGCTGGCGGCGAAGGGTGAGTTTGATCAGGCCATCACCATATTAGATGATCTTACGAGTCGAAACGGCCAGTCCGTCCGAATTCGCCTGGCACGGCTGAAGCTGGAACTCCGAAAGCGGAAAGAGGATGAACTGTCCAATGAAGTGGATGAAATTGTCACCCTCATACATGGGAGACGTTAATGAAACCATGATCAGGAGTTATTCAATTGTGCTCTCTTTGTCTCTACTTCTTTCAACTGTGTGGTCGCAGGATTTTTCCGATCTGTTTCGGGAAGTGGAGTCGGGCAATTTGGATGCGGTAAGGGCGCGCATCCCTCAACTAATGGACCAATACCCAAGAAATGATGCAGTCGTTTTTCTTGCAGCTCTTGTAAAAGAACGAGCGGAAGAGGCTGTCATCGCATATAAGTCGCTCATCCAGAACTATCCCGATTCACCCTATGCTGATGACGCCATCACCAAGGTAGGTGAATATCTCTACGCCCGGGGACTTTATACGCAGTCCAGCAGAGAATTGGGCAAACTACCGCGATTCTATCCCAATTCCGAGCATCTACAACGGGTTATCGATCTCCAGATCAATTCACTCCTGGCTATTGGTGAAACTGACAGTGCGAAATACTATATTCAAAGTTATGGTGCGAGGTTTCCCTCCCTCGACTTCAACTATGATTTTTCTTCTGAGCGGCCCCTGGTCAGCCGGCCTCTGGGTGACCTAGCACCTACACCGCTCTCCGAAGGGATGAAACGAGCCGATGCTTCCCAGGCGGTTTCAGCGCCACAGCGCTCTCAGGCTTCCAGTGAATCCGCAGTCTCAAGGCCGGAGGCCACCGTGCCACAGTCCAGGAGAGAGCCGCCTCCATCGAAAAATACGGAGCCGCCAGCACCTGCAAGACCTTTTGTGGTTCAGGTAGGGGCCTTCGGCGCGCGGCAAAATGCCCTTCGGCAGGTTCAGCGGCTCCAACAGAGCGGGTATGACGCTGAGGTTTGGCCCGTGACGGTAAAAGGGAAAAATCTATATGCGGTGCAGGTGATCCGTTTCGGCGACCGGACGGAAGCAGAGTTCACCGGGAAAAAATTGAAAAGAGATCTGGGCTTCAATTATCTGGTTATCAAACGACCGGAGTAGACTTGTTTGTGATTAGGTGGCTACAGTTAGGTCATATACCCTGCCATCGGATCACTTGAAAATGGGAATGATTGCGAGGCTGGTGCCCGCCACGGTCTTCAAAACCGTCGTCCCGCCGGAGAGGTGGGAGGTGAGTTCGATTCTCACACGTTCCCGCTAATGGTGTAATTGCCTATATCATAGGAGGTTACAGAAGTAAATCACTGCCATATTCACGCCGTAGCTCATTTTTCAAGCGTTCTGAAAAACAGGCTTAGGAGGGCTAATTTGGCACGTATATGGCACAAGCTTTTCCCTTGACTCCTGAGAAAAGCCCTTTGCATACCGGCCTACAGTGTTGTCCGCTATGAGCGCAATGTCCTCGTAATCTCTTTTGAGGAGATCAACGTAGTGTCGCTCAGTTACGGTAACTGTGGAATGACCGAGCCACTTGCTCACCCTGTAGATGTCAACACCGTTCTGAATTAACAGCGCCCCACAGGTTTTGCGCAGTGTATGTATGTTAGCGTCCTTTATACCCGCCCATTTGTAATACTTTTCGACAATCTTATGGCGTACTTGGTCGCCAGTATAGTCGAAAGGGTGGGAATAATAGCCGCGCCTACTCAGTATCTCCAGGAGTAAATCGCTGAGAGGTAGCGCTCTTCGCTTATTTCGCTTTCCAATTAGGACGATTTGCCGTTCGTTAGTGTCAACGTTCACCCACGTGAACTTAGGCGGAAGTATCTCAGACCGCCTTGC
It includes:
- a CDS encoding tetratricopeptide repeat protein, yielding MDLLGRLFRRKKDSHALYTETLECLLRGETDAAFTKLRKLVREDTENVRAYLKLGDIFRERSQTDQAIKIHQALTFRRRLSAAMKMEIYTSLARDYSASGRYDRAEEHANRVLKLDRKNRWALEYLIDICEKQKQWDKASKYLRRLEKVTREKMPGKHAYYILMQGRDREEDGLLQEAKGLYKKATSADESFADAYLYLGNLAENEGNLDEAVEQWKTFSDKSAGAGKQIYSRLEKALFELGRFGEMEEFYRGLSEKDSSNMDAFSGLINVLAAKGEFDQAITILDDLTSRNGQSVRIRLARLKLELRKRKEDELSNEVDEIVTLIHGRR
- a CDS encoding site-specific integrase: MQPIYLLTFYLQTGARRSEILPPKFTWVNVDTNERQIVLIGKRNKRRALPLSDLLLEILSRRGYYSHPFDYTGDQVRHKIVEKYYKWAGIKDANIHTLRKTCGALLIQNGVDIYRVSKWLGHSTVTVTERHYVDLLKRDYEDIALIADNTVGRYAKGFSQESREKLVPYTCQISPPKPVFQNA